One genomic segment of Hordeum vulgare subsp. vulgare chromosome 2H, MorexV3_pseudomolecules_assembly, whole genome shotgun sequence includes these proteins:
- the LOC123431171 gene encoding uncharacterized protein LOC123431171, producing MAACPPWGLYRDRIRTVAVSGAQIRSTLSSHSQSQSSGQSGSSCSGDSGSPSDSSSVVAMDFGAHELAVVARQMVSHGYTQCMIQAFHIAPALGLGGPDDRALENWFFELDVDWVLQIRKEHGLCQQLELHDKSPSWFRPASWLQDLVERWIRALIVISFSVQAMVFTAYQMPPVARFAKASIAKMLIFVDIIAPVLRVENLQAVLDMYTSVSNASYMFMPVVISPEAQSIFSEIGSSLETRGDRLYEVLSSMMEEVRTPMEEDKWAIEILRGGGGVHRNTRLMVDYITSMKEACASTHNCAPSNNTVNLGHLIDDTIEYLEVLLLRKSEVCSDPSLSYIDASWGHVLSCIPKSRFPGPVHCWINTSSLAKFESAFQKTYRAQKLWKVPDPQLRDALRKAIIKRVISGYRHYLEEHPELEKHVGRESTSPEVLQAMLGELFEG from the exons ATGGCTGCCTGCCCGCCGTGGGGTCTCTACCGCGACCGGATTCGGACCGTCGCCGTGTCCGGAGCACAGATAAGATCCACTCTCTCCTCCCACTCTCAGTCTCAGTCGTCCGGTCAAAGCGGATCCAGCTGCTCCGGCGACTCCGGCAGCCCCTCCGATTCGTCATCCGTCGTCGCAATGGATTTCGGCGCCCACGAGCTCGCCGTGGTCGCTCGCCAAATGGTTAGCCACGGTTACACCCAGTGTATGATCCAAGCGTTCCACATCGCACCTGCATTGGGATTGGGCGGCCCGGACGACCGTGCTCTGGAGAATTGGTTCTTCGAGCTCGACGTGGACTGGGTTCTTCAAATCCGCAAGGAGCATGGCTTATGTCAGCAGCTTGAGCTCCATGACAAGTCGCCGTCATGGTTCCGGCCAGCGTCATGGCTCCAAGACTTGGTCGAGAGGTGGATTCGAGCTCTCATCGTAATTAGCTTCAGTGTCCAAGCGATGGTCTTCACCGCTTACCAGATGCCGCCGGTCGCACGGTTTGCCAAAGCGAGCATTGCCAAGATGCTCATTTTCGTCGATATTATTGCTCCTGTTCTTAGGGTGGAGAATTTACAGGCCGTGCTAGACATGTATACTAGTGTCTCCAATGCATCGTACATGTTTATGCCGGTCGTGATCTCCCCGGAAGCCCAAAGCATATTCAGCGAGATAGGCAGCTCGTTGGAGACACGAGGAGACAGGTTATATGAGGTCCTATCAAGCATGATGGAGGAGGTGAGGACACCCATGGAGGAGGACAAATGGGCTATTGAGATTCTTCGAGGAGGAGGCGGGGTTCACAGAAACACTCGGTTGATGGTAGATTACATCACATCCATGAAGGAAGCATGTGCGTCGACGCACAACTGTGCACCGAGCAACAACACCGTAAACCTTGGTCACCTGATAGATGACACGATCGAGTATCTAGAGGTTCTGCTTCTGAGGAAATCAGAGGTATGCTCAGATCCAAGCCTGAG CTATATTGATGCTTCTTGGGGACATGTCCTATCCTGCATACCAAAATCGAGATTTCCTGGACCCGTCCATTGCTGGATCAACACCTCATCACTGGCCAAATTCGAATCAGCATTTCAAAAAACTTACCGGGCTCAGAAGTTGTGGAAGGTTCCGGACCCTCAGCTCAGAGATGCGCTGCGGAAGGCTATCATCAAAAGAGTCATTTCAGGGTACCGCCACTACCTGGAGGAGCATCCAGAGCTAGAGAAACATGTTGGGCGAGAAAGCACCAGTCCTGAAGTTTTGCAGGCCATGCTGGGAGAGCTATTTGAAGGATGA
- the LOC123431172 gene encoding uncharacterized protein LOC123431172: protein MAGRLAAVPEETTDGSPAACPPTNLYRDSIRMVPLPRGQYIRSTLFAHSGQSGSSFSGASSYYPSSGSGCSWGPGWASALTHALAFISNRMVSDGYTQRMVQAFDFEYGGGDPERVLGAWFFELDVEWLVQTREEHSGLRRHVQDMPASSLQDMVGRWIRALTVLVFNIRNLMVAVHKMPPVTVARFGKASISAMLVFVDAILAVPGAETLRAVVDMFICVSSVSCYMFTTLVISPEAKSIFGEIGGLLETEGNMLRKAICSMMEEVRTLIEDDDSWAVEILRGRGEVHRNTRFMVDCIMSVKMARTSAQRHDAGNLPGMVDNSVDYLKDVLLRKSELCPDLSLRYLFLLNNSYFIAQVSDPSGDNYGLKLTPECEKYMDSYLDASWGHVLPCIQKSFFPGLLCCWCCCINTSSLAKFESAFHQTYEAQKFWKVPDPQLRDELRRAITRKVISEHPGIEQHVSRRSGSPKALVWMLEQIFEG, encoded by the coding sequence ATGGCCGGCCGGCTTGCCGCCGTGCCGGAGGAGACCACCGACGGCTCCCCGGCCGCCTGCCCGCCAACCAACCTCTACCGCGACTCGATCCGGATGGTCCCTCTTCCCCGAGGGCAGTACATCAGATCGACTCTGTTCGCCCACTCCGGTCAAAGCGGATCCAGCTTCTCCGGTGCTTCCAGCTATTACCCGTCCAGcggctccggctgctcctggggccCTGGCTGGGCATCCGCCCTCACCCATGCGCTCGCGTTCATCTCTAACCGTATGGTCAGCGACGGGTACACCCAGCGCATGGTCCAAGCATTCGATTTCGAGTACGGTGGTGGTGACCCGGAGCGTGTGCTGGGGGCTTGGTTCTTCGAGCTCGACGTGGAGTGGCTTGTGCAAACGCGCGAGGAGCATTCCGGCTTGCGGCGGCACGTCCAGGACATGCCGGCGTCGTCGCTCCAAGACATGGTCGGGAGATGGATTCGAGCTCTCACCGTGTTAGTCTTCAATATCAGAAATCTGATGGTCGCCGTTCACAAGATGCCGCCGGTCACGGTGGCACGGTTTGGGAAAGCAAGTATCTCTGCGATGCTCGTCTTCGTCGACGCCATCCTCGCTGTTCCCGGAGCAGAGACGCTTCGGGCCGTGGTAGACATGTTCATCTGTGTCTCGAGCGTATCATGCTACATGTTTACCACACTCGTGATCTCTCCGGAAGCGAAAAGCATTTTCGGCGAGATAGGCGGCTTGTTGGAGACGGAAGGAAACATGTTACGTAAGGCTATATGCAGCATGATGGAGGAGGTCAGGACGCTCATCGAAGACGATGACTCGTGGGCTGTCGAGATTCTGCGAGGAAGAGGCGAGGTTCACAGGAACACTCGGTTCATGGTGGATTGCATCATGTCCGTGAAAATGGCACGCACCTCCGCGCAGAGACACGACGCTGGGAACCTTCCTGGCATGGTAGACAACTCTGTTGATTATCTGAAAGACGTGCTCCTGAGAAAATCGGAGCTATGCCCGGATCTAAGCCTGAGGTATCTGTTCCTGCTCAACAATTCCTATTTCATAGCGCAGGTGTCTGATCCGTCAGGAGACAACTATGGACTTAAACTTACACCTGAATGTGAGAAGTACATGGATAGCTATCTTGATGCTTCTTGGGGGCATGTGCTGCCATGCATTCAGAAATCATTTTTTCCTGGACTgctctgttgttggtgttgttgtatcAACACCTCTTCTCTGGCTAAATTCGAGTCAGCATTTCATCAAACTTACGAGGCTCAGAAGTTCTGGAAGGTCCCGGATCCTCAGCTCAGAGATGAGCTGCGCAGAGCTATCACCAGGAAAGTCATTTCAGAGCATCCAGGGATAGAGCAACACGTTAGCCGCCGAAGCGGCAGTCCCAAGGCTTTAGTGTGGATGTTGGAACAGATATTCGAAGGATGA